A stretch of DNA from Microbacterium sp. LWS13-1.2:
GCCCGCAGCAGGAACGGGCGGTTCATCCGCACGGCGAGGGCGAATCCGAGATCGTCGGCCGTGGCGCGCGTCGGGCCGGCGAGGTTGACCGGACCGGTGAGGCGGGCGTCGATGACGTGGCGGATGGCGCGCACCTCGTCGTCGAGCGAGATCCACGGCCACACCTGCGTGCCGCGGCCGATGGGCCCGGCGACGCCGAGCCGGGTGAGGAGCAGCAGGNNNNNNNNNNNNNNNNNNNNNNNNNNNNNNNNNNNNNNNNNNNNNNNNNNNNNNNNNNNNNNNNNNNNNNNNNNNNNNNNNNNNNNNNNNNNNNNNNNNN
This window harbors:
- a CDS encoding DUF1731 domain-containing protein, translated to LLLLTRLGVAGPIGRGTQVWPWISLDDEVRAIRHVIDARLTGPVNLAGPTRATADDLGFALAVRMNRPFLLRAPVWGMRLVLGPDATEALLTSDAHVVPSALLQSGFEFSHPTVEDAVAAAVPAAA